The following are encoded together in the Bacillus sp. V2I10 genome:
- a CDS encoding beta-galactosidase, translated as MKQVLVFYDETFPFAGLRPTREWLNLLKEKFTVVDSKNLEMELRNPVYSSFIHMHGPYFPKRSWGDISSFLEKGKGLLYLGGIPFRKPCNFTNGSWEIEREQTGYHMHLNIHEALTVKSKDVKTLNHNKEIPLLDGFEALFSKEDTYNFILHVTKKSSIEKEMGSNGPMDARIYPLLTGENKGERKITAPVILIENYKGKFPGGRWIFMNQELANPFYNEQSIHLIESLSQYINCGVTEIWLKTNYACYEANESPAISLQFQSIHKKSTEWTFEIKITKDHAEVFTHRFNTTVSSYLDFKRIHPDITISPGLYEVVCTATSNKGEKLIYKQGFWGMDRSLLSKGEPLAVDRDYFRKNGKPLPIVGMTYMTSDVSRYFLFLPNPAVWDRDFAQMKKANINYVRTGIWTAYRNIMFVDGHVSEEVLRALDAFVLCAKKYEIDVTFCFFSFTPEMWDGENPYLDPRSVEAQKRFITTIVQRHKETKNLNWDLINEPSMFDPNRGFSGPRSLHDSYDKKEFRNWLKNKHRTIENLQENWNVTPAEIPDFNSINTPEPSEINSHIQNMAWGNRGLKWFDYTFYTMDMHNKWAKGLTAAIKHFTPDQLVTVGQDEALTSQRPSPMFYEEAVDYTTNHSWWFMDQLLWDSIFTKAPNKPNLIQETGIMYVERPDNIAKRTEEELRNILERKYAYSFAGAGAGAVQWIWNTNYFINNINESNIGAIRADGTEKPEANVSYDFGAFMKDISHIFEGRKIEEVAVIFPFSNDFSNRRLAFDSTARLTRVMAYELNVAFRAISEYHLDDLRINPSKLIIVPSAHTFNTKAFKKLLEIVEATGATLLYTGPISMDEYWNKTERAKRIVGKTSVGNIRREEFMFINNTRHLASFPDKRIAEVMKEIPLDCIQPTEIQQYKIGKGKLLWSPLSIELNERNEPISELYKYALNIAGVAEDLKWIKGDYPGIYGRKLSFHSEDLFIFVSECGEDVEMEIQNTQNGSTYEFLLEAERSVLFAAGKDGKLIGVYRDHEVSAAVIQSGFTHMKQ; from the coding sequence TTGAAGCAGGTTCTGGTATTTTATGATGAAACGTTTCCCTTTGCTGGATTAAGGCCAACACGTGAATGGCTAAATCTTTTAAAGGAAAAGTTTACTGTTGTGGATTCAAAGAATTTGGAAATGGAACTTAGGAATCCTGTATATAGCAGTTTTATCCACATGCATGGTCCTTATTTTCCTAAAAGATCCTGGGGCGATATATCGTCATTTTTAGAAAAGGGTAAGGGGCTTTTATATCTTGGCGGTATTCCTTTTCGCAAGCCATGTAACTTTACAAATGGTTCGTGGGAAATAGAAAGAGAACAGACCGGTTATCACATGCATTTAAACATACATGAAGCGCTCACAGTAAAATCTAAAGATGTAAAAACCCTGAATCATAATAAGGAAATTCCATTGCTTGATGGCTTTGAAGCCCTATTTTCTAAAGAAGACACCTATAATTTTATTTTACATGTAACAAAAAAAAGTTCGATAGAAAAAGAGATGGGTTCTAACGGACCTATGGATGCCAGGATTTACCCTTTGCTTACAGGTGAAAATAAGGGAGAAAGAAAAATAACGGCTCCTGTGATATTGATAGAAAATTATAAGGGGAAATTTCCGGGCGGAAGATGGATTTTTATGAATCAAGAGCTGGCAAATCCTTTTTATAATGAACAAAGCATTCACCTGATAGAAAGTCTTTCCCAATACATTAACTGCGGCGTTACAGAAATTTGGCTAAAAACGAATTATGCCTGTTATGAAGCGAATGAATCACCAGCAATTTCCCTTCAATTTCAGTCAATTCATAAGAAGAGCACAGAATGGACTTTTGAGATAAAAATTACAAAAGATCATGCTGAAGTATTTACTCATCGTTTTAATACAACTGTTTCAAGCTACTTGGATTTTAAAAGAATTCATCCTGATATTACAATCTCACCTGGCTTATATGAAGTTGTGTGTACGGCGACTTCAAATAAAGGAGAAAAACTGATTTATAAGCAGGGATTCTGGGGAATGGACCGATCTTTATTAAGTAAAGGGGAGCCTTTAGCAGTCGATCGGGATTATTTCCGAAAGAACGGGAAGCCTTTGCCTATTGTCGGCATGACTTACATGACCTCAGATGTATCGCGCTATTTTTTATTTCTGCCTAACCCTGCGGTATGGGATCGTGATTTTGCCCAGATGAAAAAGGCAAATATTAATTATGTAAGAACAGGCATCTGGACCGCTTACCGCAACATCATGTTTGTGGACGGGCACGTAAGTGAGGAAGTCTTGAGAGCTTTAGATGCGTTTGTTCTTTGTGCAAAAAAGTATGAAATTGATGTTACTTTCTGCTTTTTCTCATTCACGCCGGAAATGTGGGATGGAGAAAATCCATACTTAGATCCAAGGAGTGTAGAAGCACAAAAACGGTTTATTACAACAATTGTGCAAAGACATAAAGAGACGAAGAATTTAAATTGGGACTTAATTAATGAGCCATCTATGTTTGATCCAAATCGGGGATTTTCCGGACCGAGATCTCTTCATGATTCTTACGATAAAAAGGAATTTCGCAATTGGTTAAAGAATAAACATCGAACAATCGAAAACCTTCAGGAAAATTGGAATGTAACTCCGGCAGAAATTCCAGATTTCAACAGCATCAATACCCCTGAACCTAGTGAGATCAATTCGCATATTCAAAACATGGCTTGGGGAAATCGCGGACTAAAATGGTTCGACTATACCTTCTACACCATGGATATGCATAATAAATGGGCAAAAGGTTTAACAGCAGCAATTAAGCATTTTACACCAGATCAATTGGTCACAGTGGGACAGGATGAAGCATTGACGTCTCAAAGACCCTCACCGATGTTTTATGAAGAGGCTGTAGACTATACAACGAATCACTCTTGGTGGTTTATGGATCAGCTTTTATGGGACAGCATCTTTACGAAAGCTCCAAATAAACCAAATTTAATTCAAGAAACAGGAATCATGTATGTCGAGCGTCCAGATAATATCGCAAAGAGAACTGAAGAAGAGTTAAGGAATATTCTCGAAAGGAAATATGCTTATTCTTTCGCTGGGGCCGGGGCTGGCGCTGTTCAATGGATATGGAATACAAATTATTTTATTAACAATATAAATGAGTCTAATATCGGAGCAATAAGAGCCGATGGCACAGAAAAGCCAGAGGCTAATGTATCGTATGATTTTGGGGCGTTTATGAAAGACATCAGCCACATATTTGAAGGAAGAAAGATTGAAGAAGTGGCTGTTATTTTCCCATTTTCCAATGATTTTTCAAATAGGCGTTTGGCTTTTGATTCTACTGCACGATTAACTAGAGTTATGGCTTACGAATTAAATGTAGCTTTTCGGGCAATAAGTGAATATCATTTGGATGATTTAAGGATAAATCCGTCTAAATTAATCATCGTGCCAAGTGCGCATACCTTTAATACAAAGGCTTTTAAAAAGCTTCTTGAAATAGTGGAAGCTACTGGAGCTACATTATTATATACCGGACCAATAAGCATGGATGAGTATTGGAATAAGACTGAAAGAGCAAAGCGAATTGTCGGAAAAACTTCAGTTGGAAATATAAGAAGAGAAGAATTTATGTTCATTAATAATACAAGGCATCTCGCATCGTTCCCAGACAAACGAATAGCAGAAGTGATGAAGGAGATCCCGCTTGATTGTATACAGCCAACAGAGATTCAGCAATACAAGATCGGAAAAGGGAAGCTTTTGTGGTCTCCGTTATCAATTGAACTAAACGAAAGAAATGAACCAATTTCCGAACTTTATAAGTATGCTTTGAATATTGCTGGTGTCGCTGAAGATTTAAAATGGATAAAAGGCGATTATCCAGGTATATATGGACGCAAGCTCAGTTTTCATTCTGAGGATCTGTTTATCTTTGTTTCGGAATGCGGAGAAGATGTTGAGATGGAAATACAAAATACGCAAAACGGATCAACATATGAGTTCCTTCTGGAAGCTGAACGGTCTGTGCTGTTTGCAGCCGGTAAGGATGGAAAGCTAATAGGTGTATATCGTGACCATGAAGTATCTGCAGCGGTCATTCAATCTGGTTTCACTCACATGAAGCAGTAA
- a CDS encoding AraC family transcriptional regulator, giving the protein MKKMTSRLLLQYIFSYLIIFFVPFSVMALILYHNSVSSIREEIELSNLHNLNHVKNLTESRMQELSKIGTLISYDPNLTPYMIKMKENHPDAIKSLDKYKENSSIITDLYLYYNEQDHIYSSEGLMSTNTFIEYKTTYTEMKTFLKAIESSTYPFISNNLKLSNNTTAYIYPLPSGAVKQYGSVIFKLKDSFFKDMINNILGTYEGKVFILDHNNKVIATNNRSSQTIDLNQIEKIASSKKSFIGELKIDGNSYSISSVNSERSNWSFVAAIPTEQFYGKVSKFSTFIWLIILGIAAAASILAIMLGLYQYRPIKKIIEFIKNKDESLQFTSNNELDTVRSTLENIYLNQEQLNKIVLHQEPLVRDQCLMMLLQGQMDKYMQSEGLLESLNIQIDGPYSFVFTTELTSRQLSTIDMKKLELSSSSLIKEVTIFSVELINNKTMVYVANGNSDHPSVKERLIHEFQRILMKNNPNPKIGVGETYKGINHINRSFIEASAALEFAKLSEKRDIIAFTEIDELNEKMWIPKEYLLKLSMSYKQGDAEIASETIITLFNWLRDNSSSIHLLKGMTYDVVNTITKTVNDMNVPCNFGKIYQLIERQSFIEIEKNLIEMTIDICAEISKTKESQKNQLEQNILDYLTNHYAEYELSLEGMAEQFGLSSSYLSRFIKEQTGTTFSQYVWNLRTDEVKKQLLQTNSSIKKIISEVGYIDVPNFIRKFKNSEGITPGQFRKLYTKATE; this is encoded by the coding sequence ATGAAAAAGATGACTTCAAGATTATTGCTGCAATACATCTTTTCTTATTTGATTATATTTTTTGTTCCATTTTCTGTCATGGCCCTCATTTTATATCACAATTCTGTTTCCAGTATAAGAGAAGAAATCGAACTGTCAAATTTGCATAATTTAAATCATGTGAAAAACCTGACAGAAAGCCGCATGCAGGAGCTTAGCAAGATCGGAACTCTTATATCATATGATCCAAATCTTACACCTTATATGATAAAGATGAAGGAAAATCATCCTGATGCTATAAAAAGCCTGGATAAATATAAAGAAAACAGCTCTATTATAACGGACCTTTATCTCTACTATAATGAGCAGGATCATATTTACTCTTCTGAAGGACTAATGTCAACAAATACATTCATAGAGTACAAGACAACCTATACGGAAATGAAGACGTTTTTGAAGGCGATAGAATCCTCAACCTACCCTTTTATAAGCAATAATCTGAAATTATCCAACAATACAACCGCCTATATTTATCCGCTTCCCTCAGGAGCTGTAAAGCAATACGGCAGTGTCATATTTAAACTGAAAGACTCTTTCTTTAAAGACATGATTAACAATATTCTTGGTACATACGAGGGGAAAGTATTTATTTTAGATCATAATAATAAAGTAATTGCGACCAACAATAGATCTTCCCAAACCATCGATTTAAACCAGATTGAAAAGATAGCTTCTTCAAAAAAATCATTTATTGGAGAACTTAAAATTGATGGAAACTCCTATTCTATTTCATCCGTAAATTCAGAAAGAAGTAACTGGTCATTTGTTGCAGCCATACCTACTGAGCAATTTTATGGAAAAGTATCAAAATTCAGCACGTTTATATGGCTGATTATACTTGGGATCGCAGCCGCGGCTTCAATTCTTGCCATCATGCTGGGTTTATACCAATATCGTCCGATCAAAAAAATCATTGAATTTATTAAAAATAAAGATGAAAGCTTACAATTTACGAGTAATAACGAGCTGGATACCGTACGCAGCACTTTAGAAAACATTTATCTCAATCAGGAACAGTTAAATAAAATCGTATTGCATCAGGAGCCACTCGTACGTGATCAATGTTTAATGATGCTTTTGCAAGGACAGATGGATAAATATATGCAGTCAGAAGGCTTATTGGAATCGCTGAACATTCAAATTGACGGTCCCTATTCATTTGTATTTACAACAGAATTAACAAGCAGGCAGCTAAGCACCATTGATATGAAGAAACTTGAGCTTTCCTCCAGCAGTTTAATAAAAGAGGTGACTATTTTTAGTGTTGAATTAATTAATAATAAGACTATGGTTTATGTGGCCAATGGAAATTCTGATCATCCTTCTGTTAAAGAAAGACTTATTCATGAATTTCAAAGAATCCTAATGAAGAACAATCCCAATCCCAAAATTGGTGTAGGTGAAACGTATAAAGGAATTAATCATATAAATCGTTCTTTTATTGAAGCATCAGCAGCCTTGGAATTCGCAAAATTAAGCGAGAAAAGAGATATCATTGCATTTACAGAAATAGATGAACTCAATGAAAAAATGTGGATCCCTAAAGAATATCTTTTAAAATTGTCGATGAGCTATAAACAGGGGGATGCTGAAATCGCATCTGAAACAATCATAACTTTGTTTAATTGGCTTCGAGACAACAGTTCATCTATTCATTTACTAAAAGGGATGACCTATGACGTTGTAAACACAATCACTAAAACAGTGAATGACATGAATGTACCGTGTAATTTCGGCAAAATCTATCAATTGATAGAAAGACAGTCATTTATCGAGATTGAAAAAAACTTAATTGAAATGACAATTGATATCTGTGCAGAAATTTCAAAAACAAAAGAATCTCAAAAAAACCAATTAGAGCAAAATATTCTCGATTATCTTACAAACCACTACGCTGAGTACGAATTAAGCCTAGAAGGAATGGCAGAGCAATTTGGCTTATCGAGCTCTTATCTGAGCCGTTTTATAAAAGAACAGACAGGAACAACTTTCTCACAGTATGTATGGAACTTACGGACAGACGAAGTTAAGAAACAACTGCTACAGACTAATTCGTCAATTAAAAAAATTATATCTGAGGTAGGATATATTGACGTACCGAACTTTATCAGGAAATTCAAAAACTCTGAAGGAATTACACCTGGTCAATTCAGAAAATTATATACAAAAGCCACGGAATAA
- a CDS encoding YesL family protein, protein MGSNTLIGKFYTLAEWILKAMYLHLLWIIFTIAGGIVLGVMPSSAAVFSIIRKWLQGETELKTFPFFLSVYKSSFKTTNLAGFIFLCLSIVLLVDLQLNELTIKSALIHLPLLLFGLLLISTMILFFPVYVHYDLKFFQHIKQAFILSLAQPLCVMAILLWIVTAYILSLYIPIIFLFMGISVLTLPIMWFSLHSFNKLETK, encoded by the coding sequence ATGGGGTCTAACACTTTGATTGGAAAATTCTACACTCTGGCAGAGTGGATATTAAAAGCTATGTATCTGCATTTGCTGTGGATCATTTTTACTATAGCAGGAGGGATTGTATTAGGGGTTATGCCTTCATCTGCAGCTGTCTTTTCAATCATTAGGAAGTGGCTTCAAGGGGAGACAGAGTTGAAAACCTTCCCTTTTTTCCTGTCCGTTTATAAATCAAGCTTTAAAACGACGAATTTAGCAGGCTTTATCTTTTTATGTTTAAGCATTGTCCTTCTGGTTGATCTGCAGCTGAATGAACTTACTATTAAATCTGCACTAATCCATTTACCTCTTCTGCTGTTTGGTTTGTTATTAATCAGCACCATGATCTTATTCTTTCCTGTTTATGTACACTATGATTTAAAATTCTTTCAGCATATTAAGCAGGCATTTATCCTATCACTGGCACAGCCATTGTGTGTAATGGCCATTTTATTATGGATCGTAACAGCGTATATCCTTTCGCTGTATATCCCTATTATCTTTTTATTCATGGGGATCTCAGTTTTAACTCTTCCAATAATGTGGTTTTCCCTGCATTCCTTTAACAAATTGGAGACAAAATGA
- a CDS encoding ABC transporter permease, producing MYLILFHYMPMYGIQIAFKDYYPVQGIWGSPWVGFDHFMRFFESYYFWDLIKNTVEISVYSLIVGFPIPIILALALNEIRDGMFKKTVQTVTYAPHFISIVIMSGMIITFLSPTTGMINNLIGMLGMEPIPFLTDPKWFSTVYVLSGIWQNAGWGTIIYLAALAGVDQQLHEAAIVDGASRWQRIWNINIPALVPTMVILFILDAGSILSVGFEKVLLLQNPLNMEASDIISTFVYRVGLLEGQYSFGAAVGLFNSVINAALLIIVNQIARKKSETSLW from the coding sequence ATGTACTTAATCCTTTTTCACTACATGCCAATGTATGGCATACAAATCGCATTTAAGGATTATTATCCAGTACAAGGTATTTGGGGGAGCCCTTGGGTAGGATTTGATCATTTCATGAGATTTTTTGAATCCTATTATTTCTGGGACCTGATTAAAAATACGGTCGAAATTAGTGTATATAGCCTGATTGTAGGCTTTCCGATCCCTATTATTCTAGCACTAGCCCTGAATGAAATACGTGATGGCATGTTTAAGAAAACAGTTCAAACCGTCACATACGCACCCCATTTCATTTCTATTGTTATTATGTCTGGGATGATTATAACATTTTTATCTCCAACAACAGGAATGATTAATAACCTTATCGGGATGCTTGGGATGGAACCTATTCCGTTTCTGACAGATCCTAAATGGTTTTCGACAGTTTATGTACTGTCGGGAATTTGGCAAAACGCTGGTTGGGGAACCATTATCTATTTAGCGGCATTAGCCGGCGTTGACCAGCAGCTTCACGAAGCAGCCATTGTAGACGGTGCATCAAGATGGCAGAGGATTTGGAATATCAATATTCCAGCTCTTGTTCCAACAATGGTTATTCTGTTTATTCTGGATGCAGGAAGCATATTATCAGTCGGGTTTGAAAAAGTGCTGCTTCTGCAAAATCCTTTGAATATGGAAGCATCTGATATCATATCTACCTTTGTCTATCGTGTCGGTCTTTTAGAAGGTCAATATAGCTTCGGTGCTGCGGTCGGATTATTCAATTCCGTCATTAATGCAGCCTTGCTCATAATTGTTAACCAAATTGCCCGGAAAAAATCGGAGACGAGCTTATGGTAA
- a CDS encoding carbohydrate ABC transporter permease produces the protein MIKDTAADRFFKLLCYFYLSLALIIVLYPLIYIISASVSDPKFVNSGEMWLFPINLTFEGYERVFQNEQIWLGYKNTIIYTAVGTAVNLMVTIPAAYALARKDFVGRGFIMGMMLVTMFVSGGLIPTYIIVKSLGLMDSMWALILPGAASVWNIIVCRTFFQTSIPNELEEAAKIDGCSNFNLFLKVILPLSAPIIAVMALFYGVGHWNSYFGALIYLRDQDLYPLQLVLRQILVLQEMSADIMSGATAEALQRKAEIADIVKYAVIIVATLPIIIIYPFMQRFFVKGVMIGSVKG, from the coding sequence ATGATTAAAGATACAGCTGCTGACAGATTTTTTAAGCTTTTATGCTACTTCTATCTATCACTGGCACTTATCATCGTGTTGTATCCGCTAATTTACATTATCAGTGCATCTGTCAGTGATCCGAAATTTGTGAACTCAGGCGAGATGTGGCTTTTCCCTATCAACCTAACATTTGAAGGGTATGAAAGAGTCTTTCAAAACGAGCAAATCTGGCTTGGCTATAAAAATACCATCATCTATACAGCGGTAGGAACAGCAGTTAATCTGATGGTGACAATCCCTGCCGCCTATGCGTTAGCAAGAAAAGATTTTGTTGGCCGAGGCTTTATCATGGGAATGATGCTTGTCACTATGTTTGTCAGCGGAGGACTCATTCCAACTTATATTATTGTGAAAAGCCTTGGGTTAATGGATTCTATGTGGGCATTAATCCTTCCTGGTGCAGCTTCAGTCTGGAATATTATTGTTTGCCGCACTTTTTTCCAAACGTCAATCCCAAATGAATTGGAAGAAGCGGCAAAAATCGATGGATGCAGTAACTTCAATTTGTTTCTCAAGGTTATTCTTCCACTATCAGCTCCTATCATTGCTGTAATGGCCTTGTTTTACGGAGTAGGACATTGGAATAGTTATTTCGGAGCGCTTATTTACTTGAGAGATCAGGATTTATATCCTTTGCAATTGGTCTTAAGGCAAATCCTTGTCTTACAGGAAATGAGTGCAGATATTATGTCTGGGGCGACTGCTGAGGCCTTGCAGCGAAAAGCTGAAATTGCGGATATTGTGAAATATGCCGTCATCATTGTAGCAACTTTGCCAATTATCATCATCTATCCGTTTATGCAGCGTTTCTTTGTCAAAGGTGTGATGATTGGCTCTGTTAAAGGATAA
- a CDS encoding extracellular solute-binding protein: protein MKKRFALPMISILLAGMLSACSNNQEASSEKSESAEINKEGFPIVDEKVTLSMFGPNVGRAKWEDMKYFKMMEKKTNIHFEFDTPPNDSFETQKNLLFASNELPDLFYGASLTNSEIIKYSEQGLLVPLDDLIEKYAPNIQAMFKEYPDVKKSITALDGHIYALPTVDRTLQWNIHPMWYNGSFLKALNVKELPKTSDELYDLLVRIKTEDPNGNGKQDEIPLTAAEMWDINQWFMGFFGVVSIGVGTYDGEVKYGAAQPGFKNYLEFMNKLYKEELLDNEVFSQSWDQKGAKGKANRVGLFANWAPGDFLGMPNDTTNPMMQPITGKGADKPVIAISPGQSVGQFAITNVNKNPEASMRWVDYSYSKEGNEFLSILDEGDIWEWADKDKNLRRLKPREDGTSIEDYKGTLTPNYGINVPTWAHLDSPIVYEGNEYDPFVVAETKNKIKPVGQVAMPQVFLTPKELKEVASINADLEAYVEQMEAKFITGQEPISKWNEYIKTIDKMGVDKLVKIYQKAYDRYTEEK, encoded by the coding sequence GTGAAAAAAAGATTCGCTTTACCTATGATTTCAATTCTATTGGCAGGTATGCTCTCTGCATGTTCAAACAATCAGGAAGCAAGTTCTGAAAAAAGCGAAAGTGCAGAGATTAACAAAGAAGGTTTTCCTATTGTTGATGAGAAAGTTACATTATCTATGTTTGGCCCAAATGTGGGCAGAGCGAAGTGGGAAGATATGAAGTATTTTAAAATGATGGAGAAGAAAACAAATATTCATTTTGAGTTTGATACGCCTCCTAATGATAGTTTTGAAACACAAAAGAATCTCTTATTTGCCAGTAATGAACTTCCTGATCTATTTTATGGCGCGTCCTTGACGAACAGTGAAATTATAAAATACAGCGAACAGGGACTGTTAGTTCCATTAGATGACTTAATTGAAAAGTATGCTCCAAATATACAAGCGATGTTTAAAGAGTATCCGGACGTAAAGAAAAGTATTACCGCCCTGGATGGTCACATTTATGCTCTGCCGACTGTAGATAGAACCTTGCAGTGGAATATTCATCCTATGTGGTATAATGGCTCATTTTTAAAAGCTTTAAATGTGAAAGAACTGCCTAAAACAAGTGATGAATTGTACGACTTATTAGTACGAATTAAAACAGAAGACCCTAATGGAAATGGAAAACAAGATGAAATTCCGCTGACTGCAGCTGAAATGTGGGATATTAATCAATGGTTTATGGGATTCTTTGGTGTTGTGTCTATAGGTGTAGGCACCTATGACGGCGAAGTGAAGTATGGAGCAGCTCAGCCAGGGTTTAAGAATTACCTGGAATTTATGAATAAGCTTTATAAAGAAGAGTTACTGGATAATGAAGTATTCTCTCAGTCTTGGGATCAAAAGGGGGCAAAAGGAAAAGCTAATCGCGTCGGATTGTTTGCAAACTGGGCGCCTGGAGATTTTCTTGGTATGCCAAATGATACAACAAACCCTATGATGCAGCCTATTACCGGTAAGGGTGCTGATAAACCTGTTATTGCCATTAGCCCCGGACAAAGTGTCGGACAGTTTGCCATTACGAATGTCAATAAAAACCCTGAAGCTTCTATGCGCTGGGTGGACTATTCTTATTCCAAGGAAGGAAACGAGTTCCTGAGCATTCTGGACGAAGGAGATATTTGGGAATGGGCAGATAAGGATAAGAATCTAAGAAGACTAAAACCTCGTGAAGATGGAACATCGATTGAAGATTACAAAGGAACTTTAACACCAAACTATGGGATAAATGTTCCTACATGGGCTCATTTAGACTCTCCAATTGTATACGAAGGAAATGAATATGATCCATTTGTTGTGGCTGAAACAAAAAATAAAATCAAACCAGTTGGACAAGTAGCAATGCCGCAGGTTTTTCTAACTCCTAAGGAGCTAAAAGAAGTTGCTTCTATCAATGCTGATCTTGAAGCTTATGTAGAGCAAATGGAAGCTAAGTTTATCACAGGTCAAGAGCCAATTTCGAAGTGGAACGAATACATCAAAACCATTGATAAAATGGGCGTGGATAAATTGGTTAAAATCTATCAGAAAGCATACGACCGATATACAGAAGAGAAATAA
- a CDS encoding sugar phosphate isomerase/epimerase, translated as MKLGVSSYSFYSALRSGNMSIIDAIDWLKDHGGEHIEIVPIGFTLTDNSPLINDIVEKAKEAGIEISNYAVGANFVDKDEAQFNQELEQLKMQVDIAHALGVKRMRHDIASREKEHTSIEQFACDLPIIIKACREIADYAAQYGIITSIENHGFHVQHADRIRQIVHSVDRKNFRTTLDIGNFLCVDEDPLSAVKRTIPLASMVHFKDFYIRPHTQFPGEGFFQTTAGNFLRGAIVGQGDLDITGIIQALKSFGYDGYISLEFEGMEDCLKAIEIGLNNIKRLWK; from the coding sequence ATGAAACTAGGTGTAAGTTCTTACAGTTTTTATTCCGCACTTCGATCAGGAAATATGAGCATTATAGATGCGATTGATTGGCTTAAAGACCATGGCGGAGAACATATCGAAATCGTCCCCATTGGTTTTACGCTAACTGATAATAGCCCACTAATTAACGATATTGTAGAAAAAGCAAAAGAAGCAGGGATTGAGATCTCTAATTATGCGGTAGGCGCCAATTTCGTCGACAAAGATGAAGCTCAATTTAATCAAGAATTAGAACAGCTGAAAATGCAGGTTGACATCGCACATGCTCTTGGCGTAAAGCGAATGCGCCATGATATTGCATCAAGAGAAAAAGAACATACTTCTATTGAACAGTTTGCGTGTGATTTGCCGATTATCATCAAGGCTTGTCGAGAAATTGCTGACTATGCTGCTCAATATGGAATTATTACCAGCATCGAAAATCATGGTTTTCATGTTCAGCATGCAGACCGGATTAGACAGATTGTTCACTCAGTTGATCGAAAAAACTTTAGAACAACTCTCGATATTGGTAATTTTCTATGCGTGGATGAAGATCCATTATCTGCAGTAAAACGCACTATTCCTTTAGCATCAATGGTCCATTTTAAAGATTTTTACATCCGTCCGCATACTCAATTCCCTGGGGAAGGATTTTTCCAGACAACTGCTGGAAACTTTTTAAGAGGGGCAATTGTAGGGCAAGGTGATTTGGATATTACAGGAATTATACAAGCTCTCAAATCTTTTGGATATGATGGGTACATTTCACTTGAATTTGAAGGCATGGAAGATTGCCTTAAAGCCATTGAAATTGGTTTAAACAATATTAAAAGGTTATGGAAGTAG